The window GTAAGAACCGAGCCCGGGACCTCGCATCAGATAGTTTCGCTGAGAACTATGCCGGGAGTGGTTTTGGCACACAGCGTCTTCGGTCGCTTCGACGCGGTTTTGGTTGTTTCCGCAAACAGTTTGGAGGAGCTTTCGACCAAAGTGTATGAGATAGTTTCGAAGCAGACGAGCGTCGTC of the Armatimonadota bacterium genome contains:
- a CDS encoding Lrp/AsnC ligand binding domain-containing protein: MTKVFAYVLVRTEPGTSHQIVSLRTMPGVVLAHSVFGRFDAVLVVSANSLEELSTKVYEIVSKQTSVV